The proteins below are encoded in one region of Clostridium estertheticum:
- a CDS encoding amino acid ABC transporter permease, with the protein MGKMVDLRLIFVDLPLLISCLHITLLIVIFATIIGLLLGIVLALVRVYKTPVFSHLATIYISFNRGTPMIVQLFIVYFGLPSVLLSIGININRWDKLYFVIITYGLNAAAFMSEIIRASITSVDIGQTEASYSVGMTRLQTFSRIVAPQAFLTALPNLGTSFLGLLQDTSLAFTIGIIDVMGKAQAIGATTYHSIEAYIGAAIIFLVLGTLLEKLFTILEKKVKYKIVA; encoded by the coding sequence ATGGGAAAAATGGTTGATTTAAGATTGATTTTTGTAGATTTACCGCTATTAATATCTTGCCTACATATTACATTATTGATAGTAATATTTGCGACTATAATAGGATTGCTTTTGGGTATAGTCTTGGCCTTAGTTAGGGTGTATAAAACCCCTGTATTTAGTCATCTAGCTACTATTTATATATCTTTTAATAGAGGAACACCAATGATTGTACAACTATTTATAGTCTATTTTGGATTGCCAAGTGTTCTTTTAAGTATTGGTATTAATATTAATAGATGGGACAAATTATATTTTGTAATAATAACTTATGGGTTAAATGCAGCAGCTTTTATGAGCGAAATTATTAGGGCTTCTATTACAAGTGTAGATATTGGGCAGACCGAAGCTTCGTATTCAGTTGGTATGACAAGACTACAGACTTTTTCTCGTATAGTAGCTCCTCAAGCATTCTTAACTGCGTTGCCAAACTTAGGAACTAGTTTTTTAGGACTTCTTCAAGACACTTCTTTGGCTTTCACAATTGGAATAATTGATGTAATGGGTAAAGCACAAGCAATAGGTGCTACAACATACCATTCCATAGAAGCTTATATAGGAGCAGCAATTATTTTTCTTGTACTAGGCACTTTACTTGAAAAATTATTCACTATACTTGAAAAAAAAGTTAAATATAAAATCGTTGCGTAA
- a CDS encoding transporter substrate-binding domain-containing protein, translated as MKKSKLSKLLTEVIAFSLVFSLAGCSSKTSNVSASKTEPKTIIIGIGNAFKPYCYLDDKGQIAGYEHEVLQEVNKLLPQYKFEYQPAEFKTILVSLGAKKVDLAAHQYEKNPEREAKYLFGEESYTTFILRITDKKGRTDIKGIADLKGKTVQTSPGSNDAYILGEYNKKNNNAIKLVYSSADQATTVKSVEDGRIDAFISIKRVVDSLNKTYGDVIQTVGDPIASSSTYYVYRKEDTKLKSDVDGALKTLKSNGKLSKISIKILGGDYTTND; from the coding sequence ATGAAAAAAAGTAAACTATCAAAATTATTAACGGAGGTGATTGCATTTTCACTTGTATTTTCACTTGCTGGATGTTCATCTAAAACAAGTAATGTAAGTGCTTCCAAAACAGAACCAAAAACTATAATTATAGGAATAGGTAACGCATTTAAGCCATATTGCTATTTGGATGATAAAGGCCAGATTGCTGGCTATGAGCATGAGGTTTTACAAGAGGTAAACAAACTTCTTCCACAATACAAATTTGAATATCAACCGGCTGAGTTTAAAACAATTTTGGTTAGTTTGGGAGCTAAAAAAGTGGATTTAGCAGCACATCAATATGAAAAAAATCCTGAAAGAGAAGCTAAATATCTATTTGGTGAGGAAAGTTATACTACTTTTATTCTAAGAATAACAGATAAGAAAGGAAGGACGGATATAAAGGGTATTGCCGATTTAAAAGGTAAAACTGTGCAAACATCTCCAGGAAGTAATGATGCCTATATTTTAGGAGAATATAATAAGAAAAACAATAATGCGATTAAACTTGTTTATTCAAGTGCAGATCAAGCTACAACAGTTAAGTCAGTTGAAGATGGAAGAATAGATGCATTTATTTCAATAAAAAGAGTTGTAGATTCTTTGAATAAAACTTATGGAGATGTTATTCAAACGGTGGGTGATCCTATAGCTTCTTCGAGTACTTATTATGTTTATCGTAAAGAAGATACTAAGTTAAAATCAGACGTAGATGGAGCATTAAAAACTCTGAAATCAAATGGAAAATTATCTAAGATTTCAATAAAAATATTAGGAGGAGATTACACTACTAATGATTAA
- a CDS encoding YezD family protein — MGENSLLFDNRSISEVNLKKLLQLLKTTQYGSVTLVVQDGVVIQIERNEKLRLR; from the coding sequence ATGGGGGAAAATAGTTTATTATTTGATAATCGTAGTATATCAGAGGTGAATTTAAAAAAGCTTTTACAGTTACTTAAGACAACCCAATATGGATCTGTAACACTCGTGGTACAGGATGGTGTAGTTATACAAATAGAGCGAAATGAGAAACTGAGATTAAGATGA
- a CDS encoding nitrogenase component 1, with protein sequence MIDIKIEDENIDKKIVKTNSIEQVRYVCSLGAMHTASAIPGVIPITHCGPGCADKQYMNLAFYNGFQGGGYGGGSVVPSTNCSEKEVIFGGAERLTELIESTVKILDADLFVVVTGCISDLVGDDVESVVSDFQKQGVSIVVAETGGFRGNNFTGHELITKAIIDQYVGEYDGPKEKGTVNVWSLLPYHNTFWRGDLTEIKRILQGIGLKVNILFGHGSEGVSEWKNIPKAQFNLVLSPWLGLQTAEHLKSKYDQPYLHVPIIPIGAIETSAFLRKVVDFAGIDVEKAEAFIRAEEKTYYNYLGDFSDFYAEYWWGLPAKFAVIGDSAYNIALSKFLVNQLGLLPGKQIITENPPEEYRDSIRKLYQNIAEDVSTDVDFEEDSYTIHEKIRNADYGHKPPIIFGTTWERDLAKELKTSIIEVGFPASYEVVISRSYIGYRGALTLLEKIYTTTVSTSA encoded by the coding sequence ATGATTGATATTAAGATTGAAGATGAAAATATAGATAAAAAAATAGTAAAAACTAATTCAATTGAACAGGTTCGTTATGTGTGCTCTCTTGGAGCAATGCATACTGCTTCAGCAATTCCAGGAGTAATTCCCATAACACATTGTGGTCCAGGTTGTGCTGATAAACAATATATGAATCTTGCTTTTTATAATGGGTTCCAAGGTGGAGGATACGGTGGTGGTTCTGTGGTTCCAAGTACGAACTGCTCTGAAAAAGAGGTTATCTTTGGTGGTGCAGAGAGGCTTACAGAATTGATTGAATCCACTGTTAAAATTTTAGATGCTGATTTATTTGTAGTGGTTACTGGTTGTATTTCAGACTTAGTAGGTGATGATGTTGAATCAGTAGTAAGTGATTTTCAAAAACAAGGGGTTTCCATTGTAGTTGCTGAGACTGGTGGGTTTAGAGGAAATAATTTTACAGGACATGAACTAATTACAAAAGCTATCATAGATCAGTATGTTGGGGAATATGATGGTCCTAAAGAAAAGGGGACAGTTAATGTTTGGTCTTTGCTTCCCTACCATAATACCTTTTGGCGTGGTGACCTTACTGAAATAAAGAGAATTCTTCAAGGCATTGGCCTTAAGGTAAATATCCTATTTGGACATGGTTCAGAAGGTGTTTCAGAGTGGAAGAATATTCCTAAGGCTCAGTTTAATTTAGTGCTATCTCCATGGCTAGGACTTCAAACTGCAGAGCATTTAAAAAGTAAATATGATCAACCATATTTACATGTTCCGATTATTCCTATTGGAGCTATTGAGACTAGTGCTTTTTTACGAAAGGTAGTTGATTTTGCTGGCATTGATGTAGAAAAGGCAGAAGCATTCATTAGAGCAGAAGAAAAAACATATTACAACTACTTGGGTGATTTTTCAGATTTTTATGCTGAGTATTGGTGGGGATTACCTGCGAAGTTTGCAGTGATTGGTGATAGTGCATATAATATTGCATTATCAAAATTTTTAGTAAATCAGCTAGGATTACTTCCTGGAAAGCAGATTATAACTGAAAATCCTCCAGAAGAATATAGAGATTCAATTCGAAAACTATATCAAAATATTGCGGAGGATGTTTCCACTGATGTTGATTTTGAGGAAGACAGCTATACTATTCATGAGAAAATACGAAATGCAGATTATGGTCATAAACCACCAATAATATTTGGTACTACTTGGGAAAGGGATCTTGCAAAAGAACTTAAAACTTCAATAATAGAAGTAGGTTTTCCAGCATCTTATGAAGTAGTGATTTCCAGGTCATATATAGGATATAGAGGTGCGTTAACTTTACTAGAAAAAATTTATACAACTACAGTAAGTACTAGTGCTTAA
- a CDS encoding nitrogenase component 1: protein MKINLDTPVVENREQRLGTIIGWDNGSASNLLKESSSICSGCGANGGERLCETKGPFTQGSVCSEMMVECQAGNIRDAVLIQHSPIGCGAGQVIYNSIYRNGLAMRKLPVQNIRIISTNLQESDMVFGGIAKLEQSIRDAWNRHKPKAIFLATSCATGIIGDDVDSVATKLEEELKIPVVPLHCEGFKSKHWSTGFDAVQHGLLRQIINKNPKKQKDLVNVINLWGTDVFTPMLAELGLRVNFVVDMATIDELAQMSEAAATVGFCHTLSSYLAAGLEQEFGVPEIKSPQPYGFDGTDAWLRELARVTHTEEKAEVYIAKEHARVAPRLAELKKLLKGKKGYVATGSSYAHGLISVLRELGVEVNGSLVFHHDPIYDSQDPSSDTPDSRKNSLEFMVNDSGDVPNFSVSNRQQYQFYGLLKRVNPDFILVRHNGLAPLASRMGIPAAPLGDEHHALGYQGILNLGETILDILAHKKFHLNLSAHTKLPYKQWWLDQKDPFVLAKEII from the coding sequence ATGAAAATAAATCTTGATACACCAGTTGTAGAGAATCGTGAACAACGATTGGGTACTATAATTGGTTGGGACAATGGAAGTGCTTCGAATCTATTAAAGGAATCATCGTCAATTTGTAGTGGTTGTGGAGCAAATGGTGGAGAAAGGTTATGCGAAACTAAAGGTCCGTTTACTCAAGGATCAGTATGTAGCGAGATGATGGTTGAATGTCAGGCGGGAAATATTCGCGATGCTGTACTTATACAACACTCACCTATTGGTTGTGGTGCTGGTCAAGTAATTTATAATTCTATATACCGTAATGGACTTGCAATGCGTAAGTTACCAGTCCAAAACATCAGAATAATTAGTACTAATCTACAAGAATCAGACATGGTTTTTGGAGGAATTGCAAAACTTGAACAATCCATAAGGGATGCGTGGAATCGTCATAAACCAAAGGCGATTTTTTTAGCAACTTCTTGCGCTACTGGAATTATCGGTGATGATGTAGATAGTGTAGCTACTAAGTTAGAAGAGGAACTTAAGATTCCGGTTGTACCTCTTCACTGCGAAGGTTTTAAATCTAAGCATTGGAGTACAGGCTTTGATGCCGTGCAACATGGACTTTTAAGGCAAATTATAAATAAGAATCCTAAGAAACAAAAGGATTTGGTAAATGTTATTAATTTGTGGGGAACGGATGTATTTACTCCAATGCTCGCAGAACTAGGACTCAGGGTTAACTTTGTTGTTGATATGGCAACAATTGATGAATTGGCACAAATGTCTGAAGCTGCAGCTACTGTAGGGTTCTGCCACACATTGTCATCATACCTAGCGGCAGGCCTTGAACAGGAATTTGGAGTTCCAGAAATTAAGTCCCCTCAGCCATATGGTTTTGATGGAACTGATGCTTGGCTCCGTGAACTAGCGAGGGTAACTCACACCGAGGAAAAAGCAGAAGTGTATATAGCAAAGGAACACGCAAGAGTAGCACCTCGCCTAGCAGAACTTAAAAAACTACTTAAAGGTAAAAAGGGATATGTTGCAACGGGGTCCTCATATGCTCATGGGCTAATTTCTGTGCTTAGGGAACTGGGCGTAGAGGTGAATGGATCTCTTGTATTTCATCATGATCCGATTTATGATAGTCAAGATCCAAGCTCAGACACTCCAGATTCTAGAAAAAACTCTCTTGAATTTATGGTTAATGACTCTGGCGATGTTCCAAATTTTAGTGTAAGTAATCGTCAGCAATATCAATTTTATGGATTACTTAAGAGGGTAAACCCAGATTTTATTCTTGTTAGACATAATGGTCTTGCTCCACTTGCGTCAAGAATGGGTATTCCAGCAGCTCCACTTGGTGATGAACACCATGCTTTAGGATATCAAGGAATACTAAATTTAGGAGAAACTATCTTGGATATCTTGGCACATAAGAAATTTCATTTAAATCTTTCAGCTCATACAAAATTACCATATAAACAATGGTGGTTAGATCAGAAAGATCCATTTGTCCTTGCAAAAGAAATAATTTAA
- the nifH gene encoding nitrogenase iron protein, translated as MAKKIKQIAIYGKGGIGKSTTTSNISAALSKQGYKVLQFGCDPKSDSTNTLRGGDYIPTVLDTLREKNSVKAQDVLFRGFNGIYCVEAGGPAPGVGCAGRGIITAVQLFKQQRVFEELDLDYVIYDVLGDVVCGGFAVPIREGIAEHVFTVSSSDFMSVYASNNLFKGIQKYSKSGGALLGGIIANSINTPYAKDIVDDFARVTETKIMEYIPRSITVTQSELHGKTTIENAPNSEQAKIYNRLATKINEHVESKTPSPLGIQELRDWAAKWADKLIEVESGIIGTGAAGNL; from the coding sequence ATGGCAAAGAAAATAAAACAAATTGCAATTTATGGTAAGGGTGGTATTGGTAAATCAACTACAACTTCAAATATTAGTGCGGCATTATCAAAACAAGGCTATAAGGTTTTACAATTTGGTTGTGATCCTAAAAGTGATTCTACAAATACCTTAAGAGGTGGAGATTATATTCCTACGGTACTCGATACATTAAGAGAAAAAAATTCAGTGAAGGCTCAAGATGTATTATTTAGAGGATTTAATGGAATTTATTGCGTAGAAGCAGGTGGTCCGGCTCCGGGAGTTGGTTGTGCAGGACGTGGAATAATAACTGCAGTTCAATTATTTAAACAGCAAAGAGTGTTTGAAGAACTTGATTTAGACTATGTTATATATGATGTTTTAGGAGACGTTGTTTGCGGAGGGTTTGCAGTTCCAATAAGAGAGGGAATAGCTGAACATGTATTTACAGTTTCATCATCAGATTTCATGTCAGTATATGCATCAAATAATCTATTTAAGGGAATTCAAAAATACTCTAAATCAGGTGGAGCACTTCTTGGAGGTATTATAGCAAATTCAATTAATACACCTTATGCTAAGGACATAGTTGATGATTTTGCAAGAGTAACAGAAACGAAAATAATGGAATATATCCCTAGATCAATTACAGTAACTCAAAGTGAACTTCATGGTAAGACTACGATTGAGAATGCGCCAAATTCAGAGCAAGCTAAAATTTATAATAGGTTAGCAACTAAAATTAATGAACATGTAGAGTCAAAAACTCCATCTCCACTTGGTATTCAGGAATTAAGAGATTGGGCAGCTAAATGGGCAGATAAATTAATAGAAGTGGAAAGTGGAATAATAGGAACTGGAGCTGCTGGAAATTTATAA
- a CDS encoding radical SAM protein, whose product MENRNRNKNNTNFSHLAKLHPCLGGEANANFGRIHLPVSPACNIQCKFCKRDCNSDEDRPGVANGILAPKDAVETIKRALELCPQITVVGIAGPGDTLATTQAIDTFKLVDIAYPDLIKCLSTNGLLLYKYAQDLYDAGVRTITVTVNAVDPSIQSQIISFIVYEGKKYYGEQAAKILITNQLKGIEAISKLGVVVKINSVLIPGINDKHIEEIAKTVKAAGAMLYNIIPLIPQHDLDYIPAPTCEQLDKARTEAEKHLEVFRHCKHCRADACGIPGKEDLSSKLYGTNKHLETFSHG is encoded by the coding sequence ATGGAGAACAGAAATAGAAATAAAAATAATACAAATTTTTCTCATCTTGCCAAATTGCATCCATGTCTTGGAGGAGAGGCTAATGCGAATTTTGGAAGGATTCATCTTCCGGTTAGTCCGGCTTGTAATATACAATGTAAATTCTGCAAAAGAGATTGTAACAGTGATGAGGATAGACCAGGAGTTGCTAATGGTATATTAGCTCCAAAGGATGCGGTTGAAACCATAAAAAGAGCTTTGGAACTTTGTCCACAAATAACTGTAGTAGGGATAGCAGGACCTGGAGATACACTGGCAACAACTCAAGCAATTGATACATTTAAACTTGTTGATATTGCATATCCAGACTTAATAAAATGCCTTAGCACTAATGGTTTATTGTTATATAAATATGCGCAGGATCTTTATGATGCTGGAGTAAGAACCATAACTGTTACAGTAAATGCTGTTGATCCATCTATTCAGAGCCAAATTATATCCTTTATTGTATATGAAGGAAAAAAATATTATGGTGAGCAGGCCGCTAAAATACTTATAACAAATCAATTAAAAGGTATAGAAGCTATAAGTAAGCTTGGAGTAGTTGTTAAGATAAACTCAGTACTTATACCAGGCATTAATGATAAACATATTGAAGAAATAGCGAAAACCGTTAAAGCAGCTGGAGCAATGTTATATAATATTATTCCACTAATACCTCAACATGATTTAGATTACATTCCGGCACCTACATGCGAACAATTAGATAAAGCAAGAACAGAGGCTGAAAAGCATCTTGAGGTTTTTAGGCATTGTAAACATTGTCGTGCAGATGCGTGTGGGATACCTGGAAAAGAGGATCTTTCAAGTAAGCTTTATGGAACAAATAAACATTTAGAGACATTTTCACACGGTTAA
- a CDS encoding YezD family protein, whose amino-acid sequence MWAKDLLLDNCSISEKNLKKLLELLKTIQYGSVTLVLQDGIAIQMERNEKLRLR is encoded by the coding sequence ATGTGGGCAAAAGATTTACTACTTGATAATTGTAGTATTTCAGAAAAAAATTTGAAAAAGCTTTTAGAGTTACTCAAAACAATACAATATGGATCTGTGACATTAGTTTTACAAGATGGTATAGCTATACAAATGGAGCGAAATGAAAAGTTAAGATTAAGATGA
- a CDS encoding DUF1847 domain-containing protein — translation MSDNCLTCTDCAVTNCASKDKEYPEFCLTTSLSDIELDAVVDLYINNPENKKIAQAAAEVEGEFYCTITRVQEIIEFAKKIGAKKIGIATCVGLINESRIFSKILKKNGFKVYGVACKVGAVEKKKINIGDEYIKKTGESMCNPIMQAKLLDKAQTDLNVVVGLCVGHDSLFYKYTNILTTTLITKDRVLGHNPAVALYTSNSYYKKLLE, via the coding sequence ATGAGTGATAATTGTTTGACATGTACTGACTGCGCAGTTACAAATTGCGCTTCCAAAGATAAGGAGTATCCAGAATTTTGTCTAACGACTTCCTTGTCAGATATTGAACTTGATGCTGTAGTGGATTTGTATATCAATAATCCAGAAAATAAAAAAATAGCACAAGCAGCCGCAGAAGTAGAGGGTGAATTTTATTGTACTATTACAAGGGTTCAAGAAATTATAGAGTTTGCAAAAAAAATTGGAGCAAAGAAAATTGGGATTGCAACATGTGTAGGTCTAATTAATGAAAGTAGAATCTTTTCAAAAATATTAAAGAAAAATGGATTTAAAGTTTATGGAGTTGCATGCAAGGTTGGAGCAGTGGAAAAAAAGAAAATAAATATAGGAGATGAATACATAAAAAAAACTGGTGAATCGATGTGTAACCCAATTATGCAGGCTAAACTTTTAGATAAAGCACAAACTGATTTAAATGTCGTAGTAGGTTTATGTGTTGGACATGACAGTTTGTTTTATAAATATACAAACATACTTACAACTACTTTAATTACAAAAGATAGGGTACTAGGACATAACCCAGCAGTGGCATTGTACACATCAAACAGTTATTATAAAAAATTATTAGAATAA
- a CDS encoding transporter substrate-binding domain-containing protein codes for MNKITKVIGLITILIVSTSLISCQKKASDEGSKKVAKVVVALSGSPKPYNYVNEKGELDGYEVAILKEIDKRLPEIELDFQKTDFAGLFAGLDSNRYQVVSNNMTKKPEREEKYLFNDNYYVKNHTVIAVRENETKIKTIDDLQGKKVPGSSSGNATTLFLEKYNETHKANPIKIIYTEAGYAPVLQDVQNGRYDAYVVTETYVDTAKKELGLKLKTLPIKNEQEVQQSKGYFMFRKDQVELKKKFDIVLTSLIKEGKLKELSIKYFGKDYSR; via the coding sequence ATGAATAAGATCACAAAAGTCATAGGATTAATAACAATATTAATTGTATCAACATCATTAATATCTTGTCAAAAGAAAGCGAGTGATGAAGGTTCTAAAAAAGTTGCAAAGGTTGTTGTAGCATTATCGGGTTCTCCTAAGCCTTATAATTATGTAAATGAAAAAGGTGAATTAGATGGATATGAAGTAGCTATATTAAAAGAAATAGATAAAAGATTACCAGAAATTGAATTAGATTTTCAAAAAACAGATTTTGCAGGTTTATTTGCAGGATTAGATTCTAATCGCTATCAAGTTGTTTCAAATAACATGACTAAAAAACCTGAACGTGAAGAAAAATATTTATTTAATGACAATTACTACGTTAAAAACCATACAGTTATTGCTGTAAGAGAAAACGAAACAAAAATTAAAACTATTGATGATTTACAAGGAAAAAAAGTTCCAGGAAGTTCTTCCGGGAATGCAACAACTTTATTTTTAGAAAAGTATAACGAAACTCATAAGGCGAATCCAATAAAAATAATCTATACAGAAGCTGGCTATGCTCCAGTATTACAAGATGTACAAAATGGCCGTTATGATGCTTATGTTGTAACTGAAACATATGTAGATACAGCAAAAAAAGAACTCGGTTTAAAACTCAAGACATTACCAATAAAAAATGAACAGGAAGTACAACAATCTAAAGGCTACTTTATGTTTAGAAAAGATCAAGTTGAGCTCAAAAAGAAATTTGATATCGTTTTAACTTCTCTAATAAAAGAGGGCAAATTAAAAGAATTAAGTATCAAGTATTTTGGTAAAGATTATTCACGTTAG
- a CDS encoding amino acid ABC transporter permease, with the protein MQDIFKPSFIIESFPEILKFLPATLEIALISSVIGILLGFIIAIIKIKKIPILNKLTILYVSFMRGTPLLVQLFLAYYGTPLIIEFINYKFSTKYNINDIPAMVFVFLAFSLNESAYTSETIRGAILSVDKKEVEAGQSIGMTSSTIMRRIILPQALVVAIPNLGNTLISLIKSTSLAFTVSVMDVMGSAKVIAGRNMRFFEVYISVAIIYWVICLLIEIVIKKIEIKLNIQDREVIDDRG; encoded by the coding sequence ATGCAAGATATATTTAAACCTTCATTTATAATAGAGTCATTCCCAGAAATATTAAAATTTTTACCCGCTACATTAGAGATAGCCTTAATTTCAAGTGTAATTGGTATATTATTAGGATTTATTATAGCAATTATAAAGATTAAAAAAATACCAATTCTTAACAAATTAACAATACTATATGTATCCTTTATGCGTGGAACACCATTGTTAGTTCAATTGTTTTTAGCTTATTATGGCACTCCACTTATAATAGAATTTATAAATTATAAATTTAGTACAAAATATAATATTAATGATATTCCAGCTATGGTATTTGTATTCTTAGCATTTTCTTTAAATGAAAGCGCATACACATCTGAAACGATAAGAGGTGCAATACTTTCAGTTGATAAAAAGGAAGTTGAGGCTGGACAATCTATTGGTATGACTTCATCTACAATAATGAGACGAATAATATTACCACAAGCCTTAGTAGTTGCAATCCCTAATCTTGGCAATACATTAATTAGCCTAATAAAATCGACATCACTTGCATTTACTGTTTCAGTAATGGATGTAATGGGATCTGCTAAAGTTATAGCCGGAAGAAATATGAGGTTTTTTGAGGTATATATATCTGTGGCTATAATATATTGGGTTATATGTTTGCTTATAGAAATAGTAATTAAAAAAATAGAAATCAAACTAAACATACAAGATAGAGAGGTTATAGATGATAGAGGTTAA
- a CDS encoding amino acid ABC transporter ATP-binding protein: MIEVKNLHKSFGKNHVLKGINLTVKTGEVVTIIGSSGSGKSTFLRTLNFLDIASTGEIKLDDIYIDVSNAKKKDILNIRRDTAMVFQGYNLFKRRTALENVMEALIFVQKQEKEKAKTKSIELLTKVGLKDRINYYPHQLSGGQQQRVAIARALAINPKVILFDEPTSALDPEMVSEVLDVIKSIAHSGITLIIVTHEMNFAREVSDRIIFFDNGGILEEGNPKEFFFNPKEERTKQFLKSFNEAFTYEI, encoded by the coding sequence ATGATAGAGGTTAAAAATCTACATAAAAGTTTTGGCAAAAATCATGTGTTAAAAGGTATAAATTTAACTGTTAAAACAGGAGAAGTAGTAACTATCATTGGTTCAAGCGGTTCTGGGAAATCAACATTTTTAAGGACTTTAAACTTTTTAGATATTGCATCCACTGGAGAAATAAAGTTAGATGATATTTATATAGATGTATCTAATGCAAAGAAAAAAGATATCCTAAATATTAGAAGAGACACAGCAATGGTATTTCAAGGATATAATCTTTTTAAAAGGCGTACAGCCTTAGAAAATGTTATGGAAGCTTTAATTTTTGTGCAAAAGCAAGAAAAAGAAAAAGCAAAGACTAAGTCAATAGAATTATTAACTAAAGTAGGATTAAAAGATAGGATAAATTACTATCCACATCAATTATCAGGTGGACAGCAACAAAGAGTTGCTATAGCTAGAGCATTAGCTATAAACCCTAAGGTTATTTTGTTTGATGAACCAACCTCAGCATTAGATCCAGAAATGGTCTCCGAGGTATTAGATGTAATAAAATCTATTGCACATAGCGGTATTACACTAATTATAGTTACACATGAAATGAATTTTGCACGTGAGGTCTCAGATAGAATAATATTCTTTGATAACGGTGGAATATTAGAAGAAGGAAATCCAAAAGAATTTTTCTTTAATCCTAAAGAAGAACGTACAAAACAATTTTTAAAAAGTTTTAATGAAGCATTTACTTATGAAATATAA